AACTGCTTTGCCACTAGGCTTACCCTTTGACAGCATTTTCGTGTATTTTCGATGTAGTCGATACTGTGCCTTCCAGGATATGGCCTGAATTTCAGGAGATTTTCCTTGTTGACGTTTCTTTAACTCTCCTTGTAGCGCAGGTTTATAGCGGTAACTCCAAGCGGATTCGACCAATAAACGACGAAGGTGGGTATTCCCCGATTTCGTAATGTTTCCCTGCCATCGGCTTTGGCCACTTGAGTATTCCCTCGGCACCAAACCTGTGTACCCCATGAAAGCCTTCGCATTACCAAACCGGGTAAATGAACACACTTCCGCTACGATTCCTGTTGCTGTCGTTTCAGCTACTCCACGTAAGGTTTGAAGGGCTTGTATTAAGGGGGCGTGGTGCCCTTCCGTGGCTTCTTCGTGAATGGCTGCTTCCATACGCTTCAGACGTTCTTCATTTTCATCCATCTGATGCAGCATTTCCTGCAGAACCAAACGTTGAGAAGCGGACTCGAATGGAATACGTCCTAACCATAACCGGTATTTAGCCGTCCAACGGCGAAGTGGCTCTTTAGGTGCAATCTGATGACGAAGGAGAAACTTCCCGATCCGCTGCCGGATTCGAGCTCGATCTTCCTTAACATCTTCACGCATTCGTACCAAATCACGAAGCGCTTCTTCCTCTGGAGTAGGTACATGCACATGTGTTAATTCACCTGCTCGAAGTAATTGTGCCAGACGCATCGAATCCCTACGATCCGTTTTTACCCGTTCTCCTGGACGACTAGGCATAAGTGATGGGGCGATAACAATGCAGTCATATCCATGTGCAGTTAGCAAACGAACTAAAGGATATCCTGTTGGACCTGCCTCGTAACAAACGCTTAATTCATTGGGTTGGCCTAACTTCCTCAATACTTTCAAGATGTGATACTCGGTATGAGGAATCGTGCCCAAATACCGAGCGCCTTCTCTTCCTGGATCAGCTACAGATACAGCAATATTTTCCTTCGACACGTCTAAGCCTACGTATTTTATGGTATCCTTCATAGTACAGACTCTCCTTTGCAATTTAGCTCTGATTTTGGTTTTGGTTTAGCTTCTACTACACCATTATTCCCAAAATTAACCTAAGATGTTGCAATTACGGGGAGTCTGTCTCGTTCATGATAACTGTTGCCCCCACATTTCTTGGATTGGTTCTGAGCAAGGACGAAATGTGGGGGCAAAGGCGAGCGCTGACGCTTGTCCGGAATCGATTCGTCCTCTCCGCTAAGTTGTGCAGATCCCTCACTTTAATTAGACATACGAAAAGAAACTGGATTTGGAGGACGACATTCCACCTCATCATCTTGTTCGCATCATGCATGAAGCGGTTAACTGCTTGGATGACCGCATCTTTTCGGCCACCTATCCCGGTGGCGAACGAGACAGCTACCATCCCAAGATGCTCACCAAAGTCATCATTTACGCCTACACACAGCGAATCTATTTTTCTCGTCAGATCGCCAGCTCCCGGACTTCCGTACCATCAATCGTTTTCGTTCCTACGTCAAACGGGAACACTATTATTTGTATTTCTGCTTCGAGGACTGACGAAAGTGAGCCTAGGTCGGATGGCTTTCGCTTGCCCATAATCTACTCAAGCAAGCGACAAAGACCGAAAAGCAAGAAATGGCGGTGCAAGGATAACATCCTGAGCACCGCCATTTCTTCATTTGACACATTTTTTATCTGACGAACCGCCCGTCAAGTGAGCAAACCTACTTATGGGACAGCTCCTTTCAGTATTTATGATGAATGGAACCCGGCTTCTTCGGAGCCGCCGGTCGTCTTACTACCGGAAGAACCCCGCTTGCTGCGAATATGAAGTTTATTCGCCAGCAGGGTGATCAAGCTTACCGGCTTCAACCCGACCGCTATGCCATCCCTCGGGTCGGGGGCAACGATAGCTCCCAATTGATGATGATCCCCCGCGTAGATTGCACGCTGCAGGAATTTACTCTCCCCCTGATGGTTCTGAACCTCCAGCTTACAGAAGGCCGAATTCTGACGAAGCGCGCTATGCAGCTGTTCCTTACTGTGAATCAGTTTACCGTTCACCTTCAGGATCGTCTCTCCTGCCAGAATGCCAAGTTCGCTTGCCGGACTATTCGGAAGCACTGCGAGAACGCGTAGTCCACGAATCGGATGCACAAAGATCGGACTGCGCTGCTGTTCTTCATAACGGCTGTACCACACCAAGCCCTCATGCAGCAGTAATGCCGCTAATGCAGCCACGATCGTGAGTGGTGTCCACCACTCGGCCAACAGGCTCAATGCCAGCACAATGGCTCCGTAAAATATGAGCCGCTTCGATGTGATGCTTGCCTTCTCCTGCGGGAGCATGCTCTGCGTCATTTCCCCGAAGCCAATCACGACCGGGAGTGCCATCATGGTAAAGCCTGTACTCCAGGCATCACCACCGAAGAATGGCGTCCATGGCAGCACGCTTCCTCCGCTTACCGCCGGAACAAGCAAGAACAAGGGCAAGGGCCAGAAGCTCTGCATGTGATAACCGCCTACGAGCTTGCCACGCTTACCCTCAAGAAACAGCGGTGTAGCAAAACCCGAACCCTGTATCCTGACAAGCAAGGCTTCTGCAAAATGCAGAACGGCGGATAAAGCCAGCAGCGCAGGAATGTCCAATCCATGGATCGTTGTCGTTATGTGACTGACCCAGCCATCCGGCTGCCAATTCGGAAACCAGCCTAATCCAAACTGAATGATCCCGAGAAGACCGATGGAATAGGCAAAGCATAAGTACCGGATATGAAACAGCATCAGGATCAGGGAAGTCACCCATATGCATATGATGGCTTCCAGGCTTAAGGATATTCCCAGGAAGGCTACTACGATGGACACGCCGATTCCTGCCAGCAGCCCGCCCAGAAACGTTCGCCATGTCTGCAATCCCCAGGAATGCAGCTTCACATGGAACAACTTACGCTCCACCAACACCTGCCTTCGGTAGAACAGCATGACAAACAAAATCGAAATATAATAAAAGGGCTGCGTCAGCAGTTGTATGCCTGCATCTATCCCATACATCAGCAGTTGTTTCAATGTCTCCAACAGCTTGCCACGCTCCTTTCAGCTTCAAGATGCTTCGAAATTTATACTTTCAGATATCTTAAAAGAAAAAAAGAAGGCTAACGTTCAGCCTTCTTACTTGTTCGACGCCTTGGCGGCGATTTCCTTCCGGACCTCAGCAATTCCGCGATTCATTTGATTATCCTCTTTCGGATCCTGAATCTTCTCAATCAATGCGGCTTCCAATGCCTCGGCTGTAGCGCCGTTAAGGATACCGTCCGCTTTCAGCTTGTGCTTGCTCTGGAAACTCTTAACGGCCTTCTCTGTATTCCGGTCGAAATAGCCATCCGTACGCCCGATCTTATAACCAACCGCTTCAAGCATGATCTGTGCATTCTTCACGTCCGTGCTATTCGTGTCGTACGTATAAGTTTTCTTCTTATCGATCGGTGCAACGGTAAAGTATTCTGGCTGTGACACCTGAATATCCGGCTCAATTCCCTTCTCATGGATCCAGGTACCGTTTGGCGTCAACCACTTGGCAATCGTTACTTTCAGCAGGCTTCCATCGCCAAACTGCTTATCAAAGCTCGTTTGCACGGTACCTTTTCCGAAGGAATGCTCTCCCATCAAGGTAGCTCCTGCCGATTGCTGCAGTGCGCCTGCCAAAATTTCGGAAGCGCTGGCGCTGCCCTTGTTCATCAGCACCGTTATCGGATAAGATTTCGCCTCACCGCCCGAAGGATGCTTCTCCCGCTTCTTATTCTTATCCTCTACCTGAACGATCAACTCGCCTTTAGGTACGAACTGCTCTGCAATGTCGATGACAACGGACAGCACGCCGCCTGGATTGTTCCGGACGTCGATCAGCAGTCCCTTCATGCCTTGGCTTTCCAGTTTCTTGAGTTCTTCCTTAAAGCGTTCGCCTGTATTCAGCGAGAATTGGGAGATCTCAATAACACCGATTCCGCCCTTCTCCATCCGTGCCGACACGGTTTCCAGATCGACGTCATCACGAACGATAACATACTCGACAGGCTGCTCAGAGCCTGCACGCTTAATCTGAAGGACGGCCTTGGAACCTTTCGGACCGCGAATCTTGTTGACTGCCGCGTTCAACTCCAGACCCTGCAAAGATTCCCCATTAACTGAGAGGATGGTATCCTTTGCCCGGATCCCGGCTTTATCCGCAGGAGATCCCTTGATCGGGGATACAACAACGACACTGCCATCTACAGAGGATACCTCCGCACCAATCCCTGAGAAGGAGCCCTCAATGCTCTCTTCAAACTGGGCTGCCGTTTCTTTTCCCATATAGTTGGAATATGGATCTTCCAGCGCTTCCATCATCCCGTTGATGGCGCCGTCGATCAGTTTCGACCGATCGATATCCTTGTAATAATTGCTTTCGATGAGGTCAATCGCTGTCCCCAGTTTTTTCGCTTCAGACTGCTCCAGTCCATTCCTGTTTGCTATACTGGCCAGCAGCCCCTCACCGTCTCCGGTCTGGCTAGGAGCGGGCAGCTGGGTCAAAGCCATCGTTAACAGCACGCCGCACAGCATGGCAGCTATGACCAGAAAGACAGCCGTTCGTTTTTTCAGCAAGTACTTCACCGCCTTTGTACGTTTCAACTGCTACACATGGGGAATCCCGTCCACCTAGTATATGATTGGCTTGCCGGGAATATTTATACAGCGGTCTGAAGGTTATATGGTATAAGTCCTAAAAGTTTGTTACAGATAAGGCGAAGGATTGACCGGCGATCCATTGATCCGAACCTCAAAATGAAGATGCGGTCCTGTGCTCTGACCCGTGGAACCCACTTCGGCAATCTTCTGCCCTCTAGACACCTTGTCGCCTTCGCTGACTTTAATCCCGCCATTGCGGATATGTCCATACAAGGTCCATACGCCGCCCCCATGATCAACAATAACACAGTTTCCGTAACCGCTCCACCACTCGGCCAATATGACCGTGCCGCTCTCAGCTGCCCGGATCTCAGTCCCCTGTGGTACCGCGAAATCCTGGCCTGTATGCATCTTGCCAGCCTGGCCCGTTACCGGATGAACTCGAGGCCCATAACCCGATGAAAGTCTGGCACCGGAAACTGGGATCGCGAATGGTCCGCCGTTACCTGTGTATCCGCCGCCACCTTTACTTCCACCGAGGGTGGTCGCCTTGGCTCTTTTCGCCGCAGCCGCTTTGGCAGCCGCTGCTTTACGGGCAGCTTCCTCAGCCGCAAGCTTATTCTTTTCCTTCTGCAGATCCGAACGTTTGCTTGCTAAGGCAACCAACATTTTATCCTGCTCTTCGGTCAAGATTTCCGCATCTTCGATATCCTGATCATACTGGGCCAGTAGTACGCGCTTCTCCTGTTCCTTCTCGTTCAGGATACTCTTGCGGTCCTCCATTTGGCCATACAGGTCCTTGGCGGTTGCATACTGTCCTTCAAGCTCCTTCTTCTTGTCGATGACAAGCAGCTTGTCCTGCTTATGCTCCACCAGCAAATCCTGGTCCTGGTTAACGATCGTCTTCAAAGAATCCGCACGCTCAATAAAATCGCTGAAGCTGGTCGAGGAGAGCAGCACATCCAAATAAGATACTTGCCCATCCATATAGATGAGGCGAATCCGGGATTCCAACAGCTTCTCACGGGAGGCGATACGCTCCTCCGCCGCTTCAAGTTCTTTGGTTGTTTTTCTCAGCAGATCCTCTGTCTCCTCGATCTTCATGGAGATTTTGGTCAATTCATTGCTGACGATGCTGATCTGCTCCATCACATATTTCAAATTCTTCGTTGTTTTTTTCTTGTAATGCTGAGCTTCTTGTTTATTTTCCGCTGCTTTGTTCTTCTGTGCCCGTGCTTTCTTGACCTGCTCCTGAAGCACGCTCAGCTCTCGATCTACATCGGCTGAAGTCTTCTTCTCGGCTTGTCCGACGGTCGGTTGGATCATAACAGTGGCCAGTAATAAGGCTGCTACTCCTGCGGCGATTTTCTTCAAGTTTCGCTCCCCATCCTTTACCTTGTTTTATACTTTCAAAAATTTACGTATCGACATGGTGCTGCCCCAGATGCCAATGACCATTCCCAGCCCAACGATAATGATGCCGAGCTGCAGCCACAAATCTCCCAGCGGGATTAAGCTCTTTGCCAGCGTCAGATCGGTTTGCGACGCAGCGTACAGACGATTGTAGCCTACAAACAACAGCGTGACCGTCACAATGGAGCCCATCAGGCCGATCATGGCACCTTCCACGAAAAACGGCCAGCGAATGAAGTTGTTGGTCGCGCCGACAAGCTTCATAATGCCGATCTCGCGGCGACGGGCCAAAATAGTAACTCGAATGGTGTTCGAGATCAGGAACATAGACATCAAACCGAGTCCCGCTACGAAAATAAAGCCGATATTCCGCACCGTCTTCGTAATCTTGAACAGAGTTTCGACCGTGCCTTCCCCATACTTGACTCGCAGGATCGGCTCCTCCGTATACTTCTGGTTCAGAGCGGTAATCTTGTCGGCAACAAAACCGACCGTGGTCGGTTCAATAACGGAAACCTCGAATGCATCAGGAAGCGGATTCTGGTCCGCCTCGCTGAAGCCTTCCACCCATTCGGAGCCCAGGCTTTCTTCAAGCTCCTTCATGCCCTCTTCCTTGGACACGAACTTGATGCCGCCGACCTCCGGCATTGCCTCGATTTCACTCTTGATGGTTTCGCGCAGCTTCTTATCCACATTGAGATTTAAGTACGTATTGATTTGCACATTGCTATCTGCTTTATCGGCTAAAGCGTTAACATTCATGACTAATAGCATGAAAACGCCCAGTATAAACAAAGACACTACGATGGAAGTAACCGATGCCACCGACATCCATCCATTCCGGAAAACGCTCTTCGCCCCTTCCCGCAAGTGCCGCAAGAAGGTTCTAAAATTCATACCCGTAATCTCCTCTCTGCTGGTCACGGACGATCTGTCCATGCTCAATCGCAAGAACGCGTTTACGCATGGTGTTCACGATATCCCTGTTGTGGGTAGCCATTACGATGGTGGTTCCCCTGAAATTGATTTCATCCAGCAGCTGCATGATGCCCCACGAGGTTTCCGGATCCAGGTTACCTGTAGGCTCGTCCGCAATAATGACGGAGGGGTTATTCACAATCGCTCTGGCGATTGCGATCCGCTGCTGCTCACCCCCGGAGAGTTGGGAAGGTTCGCGGTTCGCCTTGGCTCTCAGGCCCACAAGCTCCAGCACCTCCATGACCCGTCTCTTGATGAGACGCTGCGGCGCTTCAATAACCTCCATGGCAAAAGCTACATTTTCGTAAGCAGTCAGCTTGGGCAGCAGACGATAGTCCTGAAAAATAACCCCGATATTTCGGCGAACATAGGGAATTTTGCGCTGCTTCAGCTTCCCGATATTAAATCCATTAACAGAAATTTGCCCCTTCGTAGGCACTTCTTCTCTATAGATAAGTTTCATAAACGTCGATTTGCCAGCACCTGACGGTCCGACAACATAGACGAATTCATTTCGATTGATTTTGACGGAAACTCCTTGAAGCGCATGAGCGCCGTTCGGATAAGTCTTCCATACGTCCTGCATTTCGATCACTTCATCACTTCCCAATCCTTAATTAGCCATTATACTTTTCGACAGTTTCCATCGAATTCCTTTAAAATCCATGAAAAATCCTCACGACATCGTCTATTGTAACAAATTTGTTACCTTTTGAGTACCCGAAAGTTTAAGCCCACCGTGACATATACATGAAAAAGTGCATGAACTGCGGCCAATACGAAGTTAAGAAGGTGGTTCGAATGAAAAAAATTCATCTTGGTCTCATCATTGTCATCAGTTTCGGTCTTCTCCTCTCCGTCGGCTTCGGTCTATTGACGATGTACGTGAACCAGAAGGAACTCCCGAAGGGGGTCGTTCTCTCCGGTTGGCAGGTAGGCGGTACACCCGCAGACGAGGTGCTGTCAGAGCTGGATCAACGGCTGCAGGCGATGACAGCATTGAAGGTGGAGCTGCAATCGGACACTCTGAAAGGGCACACGGAAAGCTTCACTCTCCGGGAAGCCGGAGTTCAATTCAGCGCTGCCGATTTTCGGGAAGCTATCGCCAGGTTGTCCGAAGGATCATTATGGGATCAGGTTCTTTACCGGCGTAACTTTCAGCTGGAGTGGCATATATCCACGGACTGGGATCGCAATGTGTTAAAAGAGCGGTTGAGCGAAGACTGGCAAAAGGAACGCTTTGGCGAACCCGTCAATGCGGTGCGGAGCATATCCGAAGATGACGTTGTCCGGTACACCCCGGAGAAAACGGCATACCGCATCGATTGGCCGGCATTCTATGAAGGGTTCGGCGCTGCGCTTCCGAATGAGTCCCACTTCACCGAGCCGAAATTCGATGAGATCATTACGGTCCAACTGCCTGTCATCCGTCAAAAGCCCCCCGTTACCGTAAAATCGCTGCAGGATGAGGGGATTGAGCGCAAAATCGTCGAATTCTCTACGAGTCTCGGATCCAGCGGGCCTGGACGCGTTCATAACGTGACTGCCGCTGCCAAAGCCGTAGACGGCATGATTCTGAAGCCCGGCGATGAATTCAATTATGCTCATATTATTGATGCTGCGAAGAAGGAGTACGGCTTTGAAGAAGCCCCCGTTATCGTGAACGGCAGGCTGGTTCCCGGGATCGGCGGCGGGATCTGCCAGGTATCCAGCACAGTCTATCATGCCGCTTTGCTCGTCGGGCTGGAAATCACCGAACGGCGCAATCATTCCCTTCCGGTCAGCTACCTGCCCAAGGGGCAGGATGCCACCTTTGCTGAAGGGGTGATCAATTTTCGCTTTCGGAACAATACAGGCAAGCATCTGCTTATTTTATCGGAGGTATCGCACGATAATTTAACACTAAAGATGTTCGGCACCTTCCCGGAAAATACGGAATATGAGCTTGTGTCCACCACCGTTGAAACCTTGCCGTCACCAGAGAAAATCATTCACAATAACTCGCTTCCTCCAGGACTCAAGCAGGTGGTTCAGAACGGGAAGCCAGGCTATGTGGTTGAAACCTACCGAGCCAAGAAAGTAAACGGCAAAGTTGTGGAGAAAGTCAAAATATCCAAGGATACCTACCGCCCCCAGAACAGCATCGTTGCCATTAATCCGACGAACGATGTCCAACTGCCTGAAGCGAATGATACCCCGAAAGAGGAAGTGGTTGAGGACGGTATCAGTGCCCCGTAAACCTGAAGACAGCATGGAACAGCCCGGATTCGCGATAGAACCGCGAATCCGGGCTGTTTGCCTTGCCGTTATTTCAATGTAATGTATCGCCTTTATAGCAGCTCTCGTATTCACCAGACGGATATCCTCGCCTTCAATCAGCTCGGCATTCAGATGTCCCATCCGGAAGGGCATCGTTGTTATCCTTAAAACTGCCGAGATGCTCTGACCTCGGCTTCCGGATGCTGTGACAGTTCATCTCTGTACTCCACTTGCCGAATCTCGCACCCTTTGCCTAAGATCACCCGGTTACCGCGGACGATATCGGCTTCAACATACTCGAGATCAAGGACATCGCCTTCAATAATACGAGCCTCCAGCCGTGTTCCCCGTAAAGGCAAGGACAGCATTTCCCAGAGCCGCTTCCCTTTTTTGCGGACCGTTATCCGGTCTCCAACGATTTCCTGTGCAAGGCAGCGGCCCAATACTCGGATATCCGCTGTTCCAACATGCAGGCGGCCATCGATCTTAAATCCCCCTTGCAACGTGGCGGATTCACTCCGCACGTCACCACGGCTTCTCAGGTTTCCGGTGACCTCAAGTTTTTTCGATTCGGAATCTCCGTGAATGCTGCAATGCCCCCCGATAAAGATGGAGCGACAGCGCAATCCATCCTTCAAACTCAAACTGCCGGCTACATGCAGCTCCTCAGACTCCACAGCCCCCTTAATGGTTCCCGATCCGTTCACGCGAATCGTACGGGCAGCTATGGCGCCACTAACACTCATATTTCCATTACCTATTAATTCTCGGCAATCCAGATCTCCATTCACCTGCCCGGCACCGTCAATGCGCACCTTATCGTATTGGCCGCCGCTTGAACTTCCGGTTCCCGTAATCTTCAGATCGGACAGCTTGTCGTCATGTGGTATCATGAGTATCCTCCTCCAGATTTACAAAGTAATCACTATCTATATCTTTACTTCTTCATCACAACAGTTATTTCTACAATAAATGTCCGTCCTCCACCAGGTGGAGTCATAATCTCCCTCTAAGATACCACACCTCCGCTATTCATAGAACAGCCCGTTGGCTGAACTTCACCTCGGTCCCAAGACCGAGGCGTTCTCAGGCACTTTATCTCGTCTTTGCCTGCAAATGATGGTTCGGGTTTGCTTGGAGCAAGGGAGATTGATTGTGATATGATTCAAATAGGCTCGTCATTGATCTCTCATTTATTAAAGTGAAAGGGGATACATCATCATGGCTCTTATGCAATGTCGCTTTTACTCGGAGGTACTGGGTCTCAGTACGTCCATGACCGTCATTCTCCCTCAGCAAACCTCTTCGCAGATCGGTATGACCAATCATGCCAAAAGCGGTCTGCATCCGACGCTCTTCCTGCTGCACGGCCTGTCCGACGACGATTCCATCTGGCTGCGCAGAACCTCCATTGAACGCTATGTGGCCGAGATGGGCATTGCCGTCGTGATGCCGCAAGTTCACCGCAGCTTCTATACCGACATGGAATACGGTGGCAAATATTGGACCTTCATCAGTCAGGAGCTGCCGGCCATTGCCCGTTCCTTCTTCCCGTTATCCCCCGCGAGGGAAGATAACTTCGTCGCCGGCTTGTCCATGGGCGGATACGGGGCATTCAAGCTGGCGCTCCGCTGCCCGGAATCCTTTGCCGCGGCTGCCAGTTTGTCGGGCGCTCTCGATATGGCGGGTCATATCCGGAGGAATGAGGCCTTGTTTGAACATCAATTAGTCTACGGAGATCAAGATATTACCGGTACCGACAACGACTTGCTGTGGCTGCTACAGGAAGTCGAACGATCCGAAGGGCCTAAGCCGCTGCTGTATCAATGCTGCGGAACCGAAGACTTCCTCTATGAAGACAATCAAGCGTTCCGAAAAGCCTGCGAAGAAACCTCCCTCGAACTCATCTATCAGGAAGGTCCAGGCAATCATGATTGGGGATATTGGGATACCCACATTCAGGATGTGCTGAAGTGGCTACCGTTGAAGGCCTGATAAACCTATAGACACACCATGACATGCCAGCGGTTCGTTTTCGGTTCTATGAGGTGCGTTTCTGATATCTTAAAAAAGGTGGATCAGCAAACTTATCGTTTGCCGATCCACCTCTATTTTTTTCACGCCAAGTATTCTATGCCGTTACTCTACATTCCCTTGACGGAGACCCAGCCATTCCTCCGTGACCTGAAGGGTCTGCACGCTGCGATCAATGGCCGCCTTCACTTGCTCGGTTGCCGTGCCGCCGTATACGTTACGCGCATTGACCACCGTCTCCGGTTGAAGGACGCCATAAATGGAGTCGTCGAACAGCTCCGAGAACTGCTTGAATTCGTCCAGCGTCAGGTCCAGCAAATACTTGCTGTTCTGGATACAGTACAATACAGTCTTGCCGATCACTTCGTGCGCCTGACGGAAAGGAAGTCCTTTGCCCACCAGGAAGTCCGCGATGTCGGTTGCGTTGGAGAAGTCGGTATTCACCGCTTCGCGCATGCGGCCTTTGTTGACCTTCATCGTGGCGATCATCGGCGCGAACAGCTGCAATGCGCCTTCCAGCGTAGCCACCGTATCGAACATGCCCTCTTTATCTTCCTGCATATCCTTGTTATAAGCAAGCGGCAGGGACTTCAGCACGGTGAGAAGACCCATTAAATTGCCGTATACCCGTCCGGTTTTGCCGCGAACAAGCTCAGGCACATCCGGATTCTTCTTCTGCGGCATAATGCTGCTGCCCGTGCAGAACGCATCATCCAGCTCGATGAAATTGAACTCCGTGCTGCTCCAAAGCACCAGCTCCTCGCTTAAGCGGGACAAGTGCATCATGATGATGGAAGCATCCGAGAGGAATTCCAGGATGAAGTCCCGGTCGCTGACCGCATCCAGACTGTTCTCGTAAACACCATCAAACCCAAGCTGCTCTGCCACGAAATGGCGGTCGATCGGGAACGTTGTACCCGCAAGCGCGCCTGCCCCGAGCGGCAACACGTTAATACGCTTATAGCTGTCGATCAGACGGTCGATATCCCGCTGAAACATGGACACGTAAGCCATCAGATGATGTGCGAACAGAATGGGCTGTGCACGCTGCAGATGCGTATACCCTGGAATAATCGTATCCAGGTTATCCCTGGCTTGTCCGATCAATGCGGTTTGCAGCTCATGCAGCATGCCAGTCAGCGCCACTACGCGGTTACGTAAATACAGATGCATGTCCGTAGCCACTTGATCGTTACGGCTGCGGCCTGTGTGGAGCTTGCCGCCGACAGGTCCGATTTCCTCAATCAGATTCTTCTCGATGTTCATATGAATATCCTCATCCGATACGGAGAACTCGATGCTGCCCTCACGGATGCGCTCCAACACCTTGTTCAAGCCAGCCTTGATCGTCTCCACGTCTTCGGCCGGCACGATGCCGCATTTGCCCAGCATGGACACATGCGCAAGGCTTCCCTGGATATCCTCTTCGGCCAACTGCTTGTCAAAACCGATGGATGCCGTATATTCCTCTACCAATGCGTTGGTCTGCTTCGTAAAGCGTCCGCCCCATAACTTGCTCACAACACTTGCCCCTCTCTGTTTAAGGCAGAGGGCCGCTTCCCGCTTAAGAAGTCCCTTTCATCCCGGTTACGCGAGAATCAGTGGAGCTCCCTAGCATGAAACGGCCTTCAGCCTGTTCATTATTGTAAACTTATTGATTCTGGTTCACGCCGGTTGCCACTTTCAAACGCAGTGCATTCAAGCGGATAAAGCCGGTGGCATCGCCCTGATCATAAGCTTGCGTCGGATCGGCTTCCATCGTTGCGATATCCGGGTTGTACAGACTGACCGGACTCTTCACACCTGCGCCGATAATGTTGCCTTTGTACAGCTTCACGCGCACCGTACCGGATACGTTCTTCTGGCTCTCCGTTACCAGCGCTTGCAGTGCCAGACGCTCCGGCGCAAACCAGAAACCGTTATAAACCAAGGTACTATAGCGGGTAATCAGGCTGTCGCGCAGATTCATCACTTCACGGTCCATCGTGATGGATTCCATTTTGCGATGAGCGGTGAACAGGATGGTTCCGCCTGGAGTCTCATAGACGCCGCGGCTCTTCATGCCAACGAAACGGTTCTCTACCATATCCACGCGACCGATGCCGTGTTTGCCACCCAGCTCGTTGAGCTTCTCCATTACTTGCAGCGGACTCATCGATTCGCCGTTCAGCGCAACAACATTCCCTTGTTCAAACGTAAGCTCGAGGTATTCCGCCTCGTCTGGTGCATCCTCAGGCGATACGCTGAGCAGGTACATATCCTTGCTATCCTCTGCACTTGCA
Above is a window of Paenibacillus sp. FSL K6-1330 DNA encoding:
- the ftsE gene encoding cell division ATP-binding protein FtsE, which encodes MIEMQDVWKTYPNGAHALQGVSVKINRNEFVYVVGPSGAGKSTFMKLIYREEVPTKGQISVNGFNIGKLKQRKIPYVRRNIGVIFQDYRLLPKLTAYENVAFAMEVIEAPQRLIKRRVMEVLELVGLRAKANREPSQLSGGEQQRIAIARAIVNNPSVIIADEPTGNLDPETSWGIMQLLDEINFRGTTIVMATHNRDIVNTMRKRVLAIEHGQIVRDQQRGDYGYEF
- a CDS encoding VanW family protein; the encoded protein is MKKIHLGLIIVISFGLLLSVGFGLLTMYVNQKELPKGVVLSGWQVGGTPADEVLSELDQRLQAMTALKVELQSDTLKGHTESFTLREAGVQFSAADFREAIARLSEGSLWDQVLYRRNFQLEWHISTDWDRNVLKERLSEDWQKERFGEPVNAVRSISEDDVVRYTPEKTAYRIDWPAFYEGFGAALPNESHFTEPKFDEIITVQLPVIRQKPPVTVKSLQDEGIERKIVEFSTSLGSSGPGRVHNVTAAAKAVDGMILKPGDEFNYAHIIDAAKKEYGFEEAPVIVNGRLVPGIGGGICQVSSTVYHAALLVGLEITERRNHSLPVSYLPKGQDATFAEGVINFRFRNNTGKHLLILSEVSHDNLTLKMFGTFPENTEYELVSTTVETLPSPEKIIHNNSLPPGLKQVVQNGKPGYVVETYRAKKVNGKVVEKVKISKDTYRPQNSIVAINPTNDVQLPEANDTPKEEVVEDGISAP
- a CDS encoding polymer-forming cytoskeletal protein, with protein sequence MIPHDDKLSDLKITGTGSSSGGQYDKVRIDGAGQVNGDLDCRELIGNGNMSVSGAIAARTIRVNGSGTIKGAVESEELHVAGSLSLKDGLRCRSIFIGGHCSIHGDSESKKLEVTGNLRSRGDVRSESATLQGGFKIDGRLHVGTADIRVLGRCLAQEIVGDRITVRKKGKRLWEMLSLPLRGTRLEARIIEGDVLDLEYVEADIVRGNRVILGKGCEIRQVEYRDELSQHPEAEVRASRQF
- a CDS encoding alpha/beta hydrolase family protein; translation: MALMQCRFYSEVLGLSTSMTVILPQQTSSQIGMTNHAKSGLHPTLFLLHGLSDDDSIWLRRTSIERYVAEMGIAVVMPQVHRSFYTDMEYGGKYWTFISQELPAIARSFFPLSPAREDNFVAGLSMGGYGAFKLALRCPESFAAAASLSGALDMAGHIRRNEALFEHQLVYGDQDITGTDNDLLWLLQEVERSEGPKPLLYQCCGTEDFLYEDNQAFRKACEETSLELIYQEGPGNHDWGYWDTHIQDVLKWLPLKA
- the argH gene encoding argininosuccinate lyase, whose product is MSKLWGGRFTKQTNALVEEYTASIGFDKQLAEEDIQGSLAHVSMLGKCGIVPAEDVETIKAGLNKVLERIREGSIEFSVSDEDIHMNIEKNLIEEIGPVGGKLHTGRSRNDQVATDMHLYLRNRVVALTGMLHELQTALIGQARDNLDTIIPGYTHLQRAQPILFAHHLMAYVSMFQRDIDRLIDSYKRINVLPLGAGALAGTTFPIDRHFVAEQLGFDGVYENSLDAVSDRDFILEFLSDASIIMMHLSRLSEELVLWSSTEFNFIELDDAFCTGSSIMPQKKNPDVPELVRGKTGRVYGNLMGLLTVLKSLPLAYNKDMQEDKEGMFDTVATLEGALQLFAPMIATMKVNKGRMREAVNTDFSNATDIADFLVGKGLPFRQAHEVIGKTVLYCIQNSKYLLDLTLDEFKQFSELFDDSIYGVLQPETVVNARNVYGGTATEQVKAAIDRSVQTLQVTEEWLGLRQGNVE
- a CDS encoding argininosuccinate synthase yields the protein MAKQKIVLAYSGGLDTSVILKWLKETYDAEIIAFTADIGQKEELDGLEEKALATGASKVYIDDLRDEFATDFIYPMFQAGAMYEGQYLLGTSIARPLIAKRMVDIARAEGATAIAHGATGKGNDQVRFELGVAGLAPDIEVIAPWRIEEFRNSFPGRAEMIAYAEAHGIPVTASAAKSYSMDRNLLHISYESGVLEDPWFDASAEDSKDMYLLSVSPEDAPDEAEYLELTFEQGNVVALNGESMSPLQVMEKLNELGGKHGIGRVDMVENRFVGMKSRGVYETPGGTILFTAHRKMESITMDREVMNLRDSLITRYSTLVYNGFWFAPERLALQALVTESQKNVSGTVRVKLYKGNIIGAGVKSPVSLYNPDIATMEADPTQAYDQGDATGFIRLNALRLKVATGVNQNQ